A region of Necator americanus strain Aroian chromosome I, whole genome shotgun sequence DNA encodes the following proteins:
- a CDS encoding hypothetical protein (NECATOR_CHRI.G2684.T1), with translation MLPEDGSLRSSAEVEHSIANSQPTSNSDGNAPSLLDEDDGDEINLNTDSRSKLRLDSSLDPSAGPETSCVLDRPIPPPRDDAASNSDFILEVRICDFEKRGDGMNAYIVYKLVTKCEGVPGISDRTYEVWRRFSDFLGLHDKLFEKYISKGIIVPAAPEKSIAAMTKTKATSDPATSRDVAVRRARQLERFLKRVVQHPRLRIDCDVRDFLTIETELPRASQTAALSGAGMKRMIKSVGEVFSKMAFHMEEGDRWFEQTQSHVEELDESLRKLLHLSESLTSTRKELAGAQESMSKGLSMLASCEESTALARALSHLTETEENTATLWAKQSEMDSIRFTESLSEYVGLVGSLKELFAERVRVWQNWQSAQQSLARKREQKARLELSGKNDRAAALRDEMDEAVRRMDQLEAEFGDLSKLIREEIGRFEVQRRNDMRQMFVEYLESLVQTHTEMLEVWEKFEPETRSIFA, from the exons GCGCCCTCTTTACTTGATGAAGATGATGGCGACGAAATAAATCTTAATACGGACTCGCGTTCGAAACTTAGATTGGATTCATCTCTCGATCCGTCAGCTGGTCCGGAGACTTCATG CGTCCTTGATCGACCTATACCTCCACCAAGGGATGACGCTGCATCAAATTCTGACTTCATTTTGGAAGTACGAATTTGTGATTTTGAAAAGAGGGGAGATGGAATGAATGCCTACATCGTATACAAGCTTGTTACAAAG TGCGAAGGTGTGCCGGGAATCTCAGACAGAACCTATGAAGTCTGGAGGCGTTTCTCAGACTTCCTAGGTCTTCACGATAAGCTTTTTGAGAAGTACATCTCAAAGGGTATCATCGTTCCTGCAGCACCGGAAAAAAGTATTGCTGCTATGACAAAAACTAAG GCAACGTCAGATCCTGCGACATCTAGAGATGTAGCGGTTCGCCGTGCGCGGCAACTTGAACGTTTCTTGAAGCGTGTTGTGCAACATCCACGACTTCGCATCGACTGTGACGTTCGTGATTTTCTCACCATTGAG ACCGAACTTCCACGTGCAAGCCAGACGGCAGCTTTATCAGGAGCTGGGATGAAACGCATGATTAAGAGTGTAGGAGAG gttttttcaaaaatggccTTCCACATGGAAGAGGGCGATCGCTGGTTTGAGCAGACGCAATCCCATGTCGAGGAACTGGACGAATCATTGCGGAAACTTCTTCACCTATCTGAATCCCTCACTTCGACTCGTAAAGAGTTGGCTGGTGCGCAAGAAAGTATGAGCAAG gGTCTGTCGATGCTTGCTTCATGTGAAGAGTCTACCGCTTTGGCACGTGCGCTATCTCACTTGACAGAAACAGAGGAGAACACCGCTACTTTGTGGGCTAAGCAGTCGGAAATGGACTCCATACG GTTTACGGAATCTCTCAGCGAATATGTTGGCCTGGTTGGGTCACTGAAAGAGTTATTTGCTGAACGTGTAAGAGTTTGGCAGAATTGGCAATCTGCACAACAAAGTCTCGCTCGAAAGCGCGAGCAGAAAGCTAG GTTAGAGTTGTCTGGCAAAAATGACAGAGCCGCGGCACTAAGAGATGAAATGGATGAAGCTGTTCGCCGTATGGATCAACTTGAAGCTGAATTCGGTGATCTCAGTAAACTCATACGAGAAGAG ATTGGAAGATTCGAAGTTCAGCGCCGGAACGATATGCGTCAAATGTTCGTTGAGTACTTGGAATCTCTAGTTCAGACTCACACTGAG ATGTTGGAAGTGTGGGAAAAGTTTGAACCAGAAACTCGTTCAATTTTCGCGTGA
- a CDS encoding hypothetical protein (NECATOR_CHRI.G2685.T1): MEKENVCVEIENHDIKETKEISLIPYPSQTVDELSITVTSLQKAYSPLMDRSFAIAKDDALLMPHYDQFPVVCPNESVALENFSQYSNQTFCVCENLETPNTCHCIDMSMKSLKSDVSNQLPIETPYMRITREDMEIQIDSQEGEKPCKLLACYSASAA, encoded by the coding sequence atggaaaaagaaaatgtgtgtGTAGAAATTGAGAATCACGACATTAAGGAAACCAAAGAGATTTCTCTCATACCATATCCATCCCAAACGGTAGATGAACTTTCAATCACAGTAACATCTTTGCAAAAGGCATATTCTCCTTTAATGGATAGAAGCTTTGCCATTGCAAAAGATGACGCTCTTTTGATGCCCCATTACGATCAATTTCCCGTGGTATGTCCTAACGAAAGCGTCGcattggaaaatttctcgCAATACAGCAATCAAACATTTTGTGTTTGCGAAAATCTAGAGACACCCAATAcatgtcattgtatagacaTGTCAATGAAAAGTCTCAAATCAGATGTCTCGAATCAACTTCCAATAGAAACCCCTTACATGAGGATAACTCGTGAGGATATGGAAATACAAATTGACTCTCAAGAAGGAGAAAAGCCTTGCAAGCTGCTCGCTTGCTACTCTGCGAGCGCTGCTTGA
- a CDS encoding hypothetical protein (NECATOR_CHRI.G2686.T1) — MSVMEPLLEPPIAEVCDGPTSVPTAAPTAAFRARTQMHRNYTRDPCRFETKISMNEEGGYLGAMTYQCLYSGILDKLRSSKRDDDRALAAIHRLRSAMKTSDSASPSFLFDFTKILLAESELNINLQEAYLRMHDTSPTDDLVVQGYEHVPEYKELTKRAIELRRVLSRVPDEMADRHQFLETIKLIASSIKKLLEAINAVHQIVPLSAQQAVEKRKREFVHYSKRFSNTLKTYFKDQNAVQVSVSANQLVFQTSLIVKTVNEKLRR; from the exons ATGAGCGTGATGGAACCTTTGCTGGAACCACCCATCGCTgaagtttgcgacggtcccacctcggttccaactgctgccccCACCGCGGCGttccgagcgcgtacgcaaatgcatcgtaactacactcgtgatccatgtcgttttgaaacgAAAATAT CTATGAACGAAGAAGGTGGATATCTCGGTGCCATGACCTACCAATGCTTATACAGCGGAATTTTGGACAAGCTTCGATCTTCAAAAAGAGACGACGACCGAGCCTTAGCTGCTATTCAT CGTCTTCGATCGGCAATGAAAACCTCAGATAGCGCATCTCCATCGTTTCTGTTCGACTTCACAAAAATTTTGCTAGCGGAGTCTGAGCTCAATATCAATCTTCAG GAAGCCTACCTCAGGATGCACGATACCTCACCCACTGATGACCTAGTGGTGCAGGGTTATGAACACGTTCCTGAGTATAAAGAGCTGACAAAACG AGCCATCGAACTACGACGGGTATTATCTCGAGTCCCCGACGAGATGGCCGATCGTCACCAATTTTTGGAAACTATAAAACTTATTGCATCATCTATTAAAAAGTTGTTGGAAGCTATTAATGCCGTCCACCAAATTGTGCCGCTCTCTGCACAACAAG ctgtCGAGAAGAGGAAACGAGAATTCGTTCACTACTCAAAGAGATTTAGTAACACTTTGAAGACGTACTTTAAAGATCAAAATGCTGTGCAG GTTTCCGTGTCCGCCAATCAGCTAGTGTTTCAAACGTCGTTAATCGTCAAGACCGTGAATGAGAAATTAAGGAGATAA